A genomic region of Macaca mulatta isolate MMU2019108-1 chromosome 5, T2T-MMU8v2.0, whole genome shotgun sequence contains the following coding sequences:
- the NAT8L gene encoding N-acetylaspartate synthetase isoform X1: MHCGPPDMVCETKIVAAEDHEALPGAKKDALLAAAGAMWPPLPAAPGPAAAPPAPPPAPVAQPRGGAGGAGPPGGRGVCIREFRATEQEAARRIFYDGIMERIPNTAFRGLRQHPRAQLLYALLAALCFAVSRSLLLTCLVPAALLGLRYYYSRKVIRAYLECALHTDMADIEQYYMKPPGSCFWVAVLDGNVVGIVAARAHEEDNTVELLRMSVDSRFRGKGIAKALGRKVLEFAVVHNYSAVVLGTTAVKVAAHKLYESLGFRHMGASDHYVLPGMTLSLAERLFFQVRYHRYRLQLREE, encoded by the exons ATGCATTGTGGGCCTCCCGACATGGTCTGCGAGACGAAGATCGTGGCCGCCGAGGACCATGAGGCGCTGCCGGGGGCCAAGAAGGACGCGCTACTCGCCGCCGCCGGCGCCATGTGGCCCCCGCTGCCCGCCGCGCCCGGGCCGGCCGCCGCGCCCCCCGCGCCCCCACCTGCCCCGGTGGCTCAGCCTCGCGGCGGGGCGGGGGGCGCGGGGCCGCCGGGGGGGCGCGGCGTGTGCATCCGCGAGTTCCGTGCGACCGAGCAGGAGGCGGCGCGCCGCATCTTCTACGACGGCATCATGGAGCGCATCCCTAACACGGCCTTCCGCGGCCTGCGGCAGCATCCGCGCGCGCAGCTGCTCTACGCCCTGCTGGCGG CGCTGTGCTTCGCCGTGAGCCGCTCGCTGCTGCTGACGTGCCTGGTGCCGGCCGCACTGCTGGGCCTGCGCTACTACTACAGCCGCAAGGTGATCCGTGCCTACCTGGAGTGCGCGCTGCACACGGACATGGCGGACATCGAGCAGTACTACATGAAGCCGCCTG GCTCCTGCTTCTGGGTGGCCGTGCTGGATGGCAACGTGGTGGGCATTGTGGCCGCACGGGCCCACGAGGAGGACAACACGGTGGAGCTGCTGCGGATGTCTGTGGACTCGCGTTTCCGTGGCAAGGGCATCGCCAAGGCGCTGGGCCGGAAGGTGCTGGAGTTCGCCGTGGTGCACAACTACTCCGCGGTGGTGCTGGGCACGACGGCCGTCAAGGTGGCCGCCCACAAGCTGTACGAGTCTCTGGGCTTCAGACACATGGGCGCCAGTGACCACTACGTGCTGCCTGGCATGACCCTCTCGCTGGCCGAGCGCCTCTTCTTCCAGGTCCGTTACCACCGCTACCGCCTGCAGCTGCGCGAGGAGTGA
- the NAT8L gene encoding N-acetylaspartate synthetase isoform X3, which produces MERIPNTAFRGLRQHPRAQLLYALLAALCFAVSRSLLLTCLVPAALLGLRYYYSRKVIRAYLECALHTDMADIEQYYMKPPGSCFWVAVLDGNVVGIVAARAHEEDNTVELLRMSVDSRFRGKGIAKALGRKVLEFAVVHNYSAVVLGTTAVKVAAHKLYESLGFRHMGASDHYVLPGMTLSLAERLFFQVRYHRYRLQLREE; this is translated from the exons ATGGAGCGCATCCCTAACACGGCCTTCCGCGGCCTGCGGCAGCATCCGCGCGCGCAGCTGCTCTACGCCCTGCTGGCGG CGCTGTGCTTCGCCGTGAGCCGCTCGCTGCTGCTGACGTGCCTGGTGCCGGCCGCACTGCTGGGCCTGCGCTACTACTACAGCCGCAAGGTGATCCGTGCCTACCTGGAGTGCGCGCTGCACACGGACATGGCGGACATCGAGCAGTACTACATGAAGCCGCCTG GCTCCTGCTTCTGGGTGGCCGTGCTGGATGGCAACGTGGTGGGCATTGTGGCCGCACGGGCCCACGAGGAGGACAACACGGTGGAGCTGCTGCGGATGTCTGTGGACTCGCGTTTCCGTGGCAAGGGCATCGCCAAGGCGCTGGGCCGGAAGGTGCTGGAGTTCGCCGTGGTGCACAACTACTCCGCGGTGGTGCTGGGCACGACGGCCGTCAAGGTGGCCGCCCACAAGCTGTACGAGTCTCTGGGCTTCAGACACATGGGCGCCAGTGACCACTACGTGCTGCCTGGCATGACCCTCTCGCTGGCCGAGCGCCTCTTCTTCCAGGTCCGTTACCACCGCTACCGCCTGCAGCTGCGCGAGGAGTGA
- the NAT8L gene encoding N-acetylaspartate synthetase isoform X2: MAAEMRLEAVWGLPALSLLSERPDASQEGLLLGPWEEGGLGPGAGTWDFPSPFPSPVRGLVCGAAPWQNLPTLASAALCFAVSRSLLLTCLVPAALLGLRYYYSRKVIRAYLECALHTDMADIEQYYMKPPGSCFWVAVLDGNVVGIVAARAHEEDNTVELLRMSVDSRFRGKGIAKALGRKVLEFAVVHNYSAVVLGTTAVKVAAHKLYESLGFRHMGASDHYVLPGMTLSLAERLFFQVRYHRYRLQLREE, translated from the exons ATGGCAGCCGAAATGCGGCTGGAAGCCGTGTGGGGCCTCCCTGCCCTGTCCCTGCTCTCAGAGCGCCCGGACGCTAGCCAGGAAGGGCTCTTGCTGGGGCCCTGGGAAGAGGGGGGCCTAGGGCCCGGTGCGGGAACGTGGgacttcccttcccccttcccctcccccgtGCGGGGCCTGGTCTGCGGGGCAGCTCCCTGGCagaatctgcccaccttggcttcagCAG CGCTGTGCTTCGCCGTGAGCCGCTCGCTGCTGCTGACGTGCCTGGTGCCGGCCGCACTGCTGGGCCTGCGCTACTACTACAGCCGCAAGGTGATCCGTGCCTACCTGGAGTGCGCGCTGCACACGGACATGGCGGACATCGAGCAGTACTACATGAAGCCGCCTG GCTCCTGCTTCTGGGTGGCCGTGCTGGATGGCAACGTGGTGGGCATTGTGGCCGCACGGGCCCACGAGGAGGACAACACGGTGGAGCTGCTGCGGATGTCTGTGGACTCGCGTTTCCGTGGCAAGGGCATCGCCAAGGCGCTGGGCCGGAAGGTGCTGGAGTTCGCCGTGGTGCACAACTACTCCGCGGTGGTGCTGGGCACGACGGCCGTCAAGGTGGCCGCCCACAAGCTGTACGAGTCTCTGGGCTTCAGACACATGGGCGCCAGTGACCACTACGTGCTGCCTGGCATGACCCTCTCGCTGGCCGAGCGCCTCTTCTTCCAGGTCCGTTACCACCGCTACCGCCTGCAGCTGCGCGAGGAGTGA